The sequence tgttaggttatgtatatcattatatcaggtcaaattattttctgtcgaAAGACGATTGATCAACAAGTCGAAATAGTtgatagtatagtatagttgTGTTAAtagttcttttaaataaattgtaacgcAGTTAACATTGCCAGTTTATGATAATGGCGTTCGATATAAGAATTCAGTGTGTACGCAATTTTGTAGATTGGAGAAGGAACTCCAGCGCATGAATGACCCTGCTATGTCGGGCAGGAGCTTGCTGCTTCGAAAGAATTCGGTAATTAGGTGTGCCCGAGTAGTTTCGCAAGTAGAGACGATCGATCTTTGCAATTATGTTTCGATGGCTGTTTCGTAGTAAGTATTGTTAATTGAATcgatcgagtgcaaaggtaaTCGAAGCATTTCGTGAAACGCATTTCGCCATATTTCTACCCTCGGACGCGTCGCGTTCGACTATAGTTGGTTCAACTAAGTTGGTCGAGCTGTTTTTTTCATGATTTCTTGAACGTTCTTTCATGGTTTCTCGAACCTTCTCTCATGGTTCTCGATACTATACGAGtgatttttatcttaattaaccctttgcgatcttATGACTTCTCTCAGCCAccgaagctatttatttatttgatttttttgaTTTTGAATTAACCTCCTCGCctaactgaaataaaaatcaaagacTCGAAGGTGTCTAAAAATTAGCAGCGAACGACGAACGTTCGAGGGTGGAGCACGCTCTTTACCTCTAAAGCttgaacaatttctattgTTCATTTATCGCACTGACATTATAATCTGCAGTAATTGTAAACGATGTAAAACAGCACAGAATCGATGTAACAGTTGCAGATGGGacaagataaagaaagaaagtaatgaaataaacgTTTCTTTGGCATCACTCTGTAGTCATTATTTTTCGTGATCGCTTTTCAACGAGAACGAACAGGTGCGAACGCGTTACGTTCGATCCTCGACAACGCGTTACACGCTGTCGCCATCTCCTCTAGACGCTCTTTTTCGCAGCTCGATCGAACTCTCCGGCACACCTGCCGGCAGACGTTTTCACTGTGTGTCTCTGTATGTCCTCTGTGTGCGTACGTGTGGCTATCCGCAGCTTCTCTGTATGTGTAAATAGCGTTTATCTCGAATCGTACTCGAAATCCTGTCCGCTGGCCTCTTCTCTGTTTCCGTCTCTATCTATCTGCTCGTACGTACAtatgcatttatatatatatatatacatatatatatgacagggtggtccacgcaatttTTGCAACCCCTAAATTCCCCCAGAAATTATGTAACAAccatatttactatatttattgctGAACGAAATTCtcaagaaacaaaattaaattactcgtTAACTATTGAATTTAGCGTTAACAAAGGTCAGTACTTTTTTACTCGGAATTCAATATTCTGccatattattgtataaaaaatataacattttatttaaaaaaataatatcaatctCCAAATCTTCGAAACACCTACGCCTATGGAAAATATGAATACCCCGAGTTACGTACATCTCTAAACAATGCAAAtgttgtttaaacaattttctcgtGCGACAAGTATTTTGCAAGTTATGATTGCACCAGCTGCCTGGACCACACTGTACATgtagagagaaggagagaaaaatatgTAGCGAGTATATACGCgcgtgtatatgtatgtatatatgtttgtacatatatataatatctgttTGTTACTATGAATTACTGTGTATCTACTTTTAGACTAACACCTCTCGATTTCCGTGGTATACACGCCGTCGAATgcgacgcgatcgatcgatcgtgtcTCTCCGTGTGCGGACAGTATAATACGTTGTTCTATGTAGAAACTGCGTCGATCACGAACCGTGTCTCTttgcgcgagagagagacgagagccGGTATGTCCCTGATTGCGATTTAGTAAATTCGCGTTCCGCATTCCGTGTGCGGCCCGGGGGACGCCTCTAAACCGTCTCGGCCAATCCGGCGCTCTGTGTTCCAGCAACGATCGAGATCTCGTGGTTTCCCAACTCGGCGATCGTCGGACGATCTCTCGGGCctcgagaaattatttcgggGCTTTTCGGACTTGTTCACCCCTTTCGGCGACTCTTTTGACTTTTATTCTGGGGAGGGGGATGCTGCGGTCATTGTCTTGTTATGCAAAAATAAGATGCGAATTTATGTCTTTTTTGTTTCGCcttgattttcaattatttttgctgGGAAtagttagaaattattattattattaatattaatatttggaagttattattattattctcataattattattactctcattattatcattactctcattactattattctccttattattgatattaatattgttattactactCTCACTATCactatatttctaaattgttaaaagaataattttatttggtgGACGATGgttaaaattaaaggaattatTGTAGATAAATAGTGTATGATTTCTCGATGAAAGCGATGAACATTAATAGCATTGGTAAGGGGACAACGAGCCGCCTGAAAGGTTGGGAAACTATGATCTAATTGACGTGATTCCGGTTCCATCGGGAAACAGCCGGTTGACACGGTGTCATCCGCGTTTGCTACCTGCAAGCTCGAGACCACCTTTTGCGAAAACAGACGGTGAAGCTGATGTTTGAGAATTCCGTGGAGAGATTTGGTTTGACGAGTGTTTAGACTGTACATAAATTAACGTAGAATAGACTCGCTGGTACAAATATATCCTCCGTGAAACGCGATCTAATCTTCGATCCACTCCGTGAAAAGTTTATATAGAGTATGTCAAAAGTCGCTCGAAATGAACTGagagtttttataataatgtagcCAGCATTTAGCGTTAGTAGTGATTTTAATAGGTAAGAGTTTTACTATAAGCAAACACGGACTTGTTTTCAATCTCATcatttttactcgaataaataatatttccataataattttcatgtcTTTTATGTGTTATTGGTGTTAATACGAGAAATCGGTTTCTATGCAtgcgtattaaaatattatataataataataatatacgtgTTCGTGCACTAGTTACTTTtgcgttgaaataatttacgaaGCTGTTCCGTTTAGATTATTACCATTAATAACCGTGTTCTATGcaacaatgtaatataaattacgaatGTACAAAGGCCACGCTAtaatactagtaataaataattgacacTAATtgctagactgcggatttgcATGagtttataatagaaaaatagaaaaattgttaacaagaTAGGGGACTCCGttctcaatttaaaaaaaaaacaattaaccatttatttcaattttatcaaacgTCGACGATTAAAAACATGTTCaagtttcttatatttattaaaaatataacataataaataaaatattgttttgtttaatttctcatGTAAAAAGTACAGTAATTGAAATCGGAAGAATTGtttagaaatttgttattggaaaatattttctcgtgaataaaaatacaagacGTAAATctcaatttctaatttcaaaaaaaaacaacgtcggcaatttctataaaataataaatccatAGAGTAAAAATCTGTAGCTCTGATTGATAAAAAGGGTTTGCACGCGCCGGGGGAAAAAGGCCAGTTGTTAAACTATTCAGTAAATTCGTCGAAACGGAAAAGCTGTAAAACAAAGCCGATCTACGCGTGCGAAAATGTCACGTGGTTTGCAAACGAACGAACAGCTCGATGGGAAGAGCGTCCATTTCGTGAGGGGTTTGCTTTTAGGGGTTGAAGGGGGTTGGTCTCGGGCTTGCGGCGCGAAAACCGTCGAGCATGGCCGCGCGCCGCACCGAAGAAGAGTAATGATGTCTCGTTGCAGAGCGTGGCGTGGACAGGCAGAGCGACGACAGCTCCCGTAGAGCGGACAGCGACTCGCATCCGGAGAATTGGACGGACCACGAGGCGAACGATCCGCCGAATTACGTGCCGGGCTCGCCGCCGAAGTCCGAGCAGCACAATAAGAACGAGGGCTCGGACAAAAGGACCAGGCTTTTTGCCCGCGACAGGGGCACGCCCGGTAGCAATAAGTCGAAAAAGCACAGCCTCAGCGTGGACTTGAAGCCGCCCGCCGACTTGAATAGCTCCGAGGTAGTAGAATGCACCACACACGCACTATACAGCACAAAAGAATAAGTCCGTCGCGACGCATTACTCGTCGAGTCCACGGAAAATGGCCACGGTGTTTCACGGTGTTGCACGGTTTGTTCGACACACGCGCAACACTCGAACACTTCGATATGTTTCGGAGTTGGCTTCCTTTCAACCCTTTGGTTAAGGGGGTAGACTTCATTTAGATCgcgacaattattattaatttcatccggatcacaagaaatatttttaacttcatCTAAATCtcaaaaagtattattaactTCATCTAGATCGCAGCAAATGTTATTAACTTCACCTGGACCGCGACAAATGTTAATTTTGTCTGTAATCGAAACGTGGATGACGTGCTAATCGCGACATAAATGTGAAAGAGATCGTAGCGCGACGGGTTAAGCCGCAGCTgtgttttaattcaatattgataAACACGTGTACACTGTTCCAGCCAAGGAAAGCGTTGGTGGAGCAATTAAGCCGCGTTTTACCGGATGACAGTCTGCCAGACGCGGTGTCATTGGTCTCATTAGCGGATCCTGGCGGAGCGTTGCTAGCCGCGAGGCTTCAGGAAAGGAACCACCGAGTTCTAACCACCGCCTCGCCTGCCGACATCCGTGCCACGTTCACGTGTCTGGTCACACggatacaaaaattgtaactatcctaatcaataatataataatataatagataaatggACTTTGGTCACTTTTCaaagaaactaataaaatagacTTTCAAATAAAGTCTTgtgattttacaatttcacttttgacaattttttatacttttattaatatttaatatttaatacctaatataaatacaatatctaTAAATCTGAtcttgatataataattttaatagtggCTCAAAGTCACCCCCCaatgaaaagggttaatctccCCTGTCTAATCCCGCGAAACGAAGTCGGAGAACAATAGTCCGACCAAAATTAAAACGAAGCGCCAAGCGAGGTTCTActctttttgaaaaatgcttTCTTTTGCAGTTGCAATAGCTCGGCGAAACCCCCAGCGCCGATCAAGGTGGTGATCGCCGGCGGAGACTGTTTCGTGAACGCGGTGCTCCGCCATTACGTGGATCTGCTGAGCTTTCGTCCGCCAGATTGGCAGAATTATCTCAAGTTCTTGGTCGTTCCACTGGGCTCCAACACATTGTCGAAGTATCTCAGCTCGATAGACGGCAGGTACTCGATGCTTTTTGGCGAGGAGTGGAAGGAGCTGCTCGACAGGGAGGGCGGGGGTGCGGGCGAGTGCGCGGTCAGGGTGGCGGAGTATTTGGCCGCCTCTGGAACCACGTTGCTGTTGCCGATCGGTGAAGCCATGGTTACCTACAGGTAATCAACCTTTGACATCTGACTGCGATATACAAACCTGTTTgtatatcgatatttttaattaagatttTCGATCCAGCgaaaatacagttttataattttatattatttatcacgGCGATCTATACATgtagaaaaatctgaaaagtTCTTGGCTTCTGTTAAAACAAAAAGGGGAGactttccataaaaatattaaaagcttgTTATTTATCCTgccaagaatatttttaaaaaattattgatcgTTGTTGACGACTCGTGGAAATGTTACTGAAATCAAAGTCTAAAATAGTCTTAAGGGTGGGGGTTgttttttctgaaaaataattctattcgaagttctgaaattttacaaaatgatcGCACAAATTTAGAAaccgttaaataattaaatattgtgttGTCTCGTGTcaagtttcttccttttcctaATACTTAATCTCGTTTACAGGGAGACAGACGACAGCAGCCAGATATTCATCCCGTTCATAAACGACGTGCGAGTGGGCTGCCCGGACAGCAGTTCCTCGGCCTCGGTGGACCTGGACGAAACCAACGCGACGATGTCCGGCTCGCCGCCATCTTTGCCACCGGCTGGTCTACCGATTCCTCCGCCAGGTCGGTTGACACCGCCGAGCAGTCCCAACGTCGGCCAACCGATGAGGGAAGGCTGGGAACCGGTTGAACTGCAGCTCGATTACTGGAGCAAGCAGACGCAGGGCGAAAAGGGCAAGAACACGCTCAGGCAGGCGTTCAGGGCCCTCCACGTTCAAAGACTCCCGCCGCTCGGGGAGACGCACGGCAACCATTTGTCCATGAACTACACGACCAAGgagaagaaacagaaaagtGCGTACACGCGACGTGATGTTCAGCTTATTTTAACTTAATGAAGGATGTTTGAACAGTTTCAGATTACTTCCTTTTTGCTTTCTTTCACGTAATATCATCCCATAACGTTGCTACTTTTACAGTAATGAGGTTGGgcaagaagaaagaaaaagagaaggaaaacgAGCCAAAGAGTCAGACGGTCGACGGCGTCACGCGACTAATTTGTTCTGCGAAAACTCATAACATTCCATTAAGAGGTAAAGTCAAGAAATAATTCCTCTAGAGATGCCTCTAGGGGTGGGTTGGTTAGATTTAGACCTATAGACCTATAGTGTTCTTGCGTTTGCAGTGAGCATCGACGGCACCGAGTGGTACGGCGTGAAATTCTTCCAACTGTCGGCGCAGTGGCAAACGCACATCAAGACGTTCCCGATAGCGCTGTTGGAGTACAGTTCTCAACAACAGTCTCCGAACACGACGTAAAACCTCCCCCGCACCCGTCAGAGGCCACACGTTTTACCGTTTATTTGTGTTCATCGATATTGCCAATTAGGATCATCAGCTTAAGCTTGCGCGCAAACCCCGATAACCATCAAATCCTACCGGTAGATACAaaccgcaaaaaaaaaagaaaaagaaaaaagaaacgaaagaaagataataataagagaaaatcTATGCAGCGAAGTAGAGCCAAGCGTAGTCAGAATACAAATTCCTCCGCTTTGAAACAGAGTCAGAACGGAGCCGACCAGGCAAGCATTCTAATCCGTTTGATTTCTTTGTCTCCGTTATTGGAATATACGACGGTGTTTCCATTGAGGAAACGATCGATTTTATCGGCTTTGTATAAATgtgaaagcgcgcgcgcgcgaatagTAATGGTAACACATATcgtattgaaattattgggACACGACTACAGTCCATATGGATTTTTGTTGGTTATATGGGAATGCCGCATCCGGCTCGAACAGAGGATAATCGTTCGAGCCCAGGcaagaaattttctaaatgaaattCGCTCTCCGTTCGCGGAAGACTTTTCGAGGATGACGCAGAGTGCGACTTTATAGCGGGTGCACGGCTAAGATAGATCTTTGTCTAGATCGCATAAAGcgacgaaagagaaagaagagtgATTGGGGGAGAGTGGGGGGAGTTTCTGTctttaaattatctatttatttaattaacgccgTTCTGCAATAGACGAGGCGCGACCAGCGACGTTATCGAAGAAGTCTGTGATACAGGCAAACATTTCTCTTAGCGCACAAACCACGTTAACGAAACATGGCCGGTGACGTTCGCCGATAGACACTGTTACACTCGTATATACACACACGTACACGGAGCCACGCGACACTTACACATGTACACGGGTTCGTCGAAAAGAGAATGACGAAGAAAACAGTATGCGAGCCTCCGGGAGATAGAAATCGATACGACGAAGAAAATAGCTCATTAGTTCTTATACTCCTTTTCTCGTTTAAGATTTCGACGTATTTTTTGTATTCCATTTTATAGACTTTTAGCCCCAGGCTGCTGTAGTTTAAATACtctattttcagattttattatttaatactttattccTATTAGAACTCTCGGATTTCCGACCTTCGATAGAGAGTACGCGTTACTCGACCGCCGGTTATCGTTAAGCCTTTAGAACGCGAGCGCAGAAGAGGACGAGAGCGGACTCTTCTCGCGTGGACAACAGAGAGAAGTGGTTTGCAAAAGTGGTTAGTACGGTTTCCCCGCGCGGAAAGACAGAGAATTTACGATTTCATTTGAATGTGTTTGCCATTGtcgaaacgagagagagagagagaagcgaacAACGCGCTGCGAGCAACAAGTCCGGCTAGCTTATCCTTCAGCCTTTCACACCTTTTAAGAACCATATCATGAGAAAATGATAAACGATAAGGAACTAACGTTAACGTTGTCGTAGGATTAGGAACAGAGTGGAGAGCGGGTGAGATACGAGCAAAAGAGCAAGCAGAGAAATACTGAACAAGTTCTCTTTCCCCCTTCATCGGGGAGAGCGACAAATTGTACTGTTAGCGTAAGGGTAGAATACTAAAAGAAAACGTACTTTTTTgacttcttcctttttttgaTCATAGCAACGAGACGAGAAActtaaatgaagaaaaagagaacgaaaaaAGATTCTAGAACAGTGCTTTACTGTTTCCAGCGACGTAGCGTCGCCTTGACTGCCTAATGCCAaattgagaaaagaaaaatgacaaaaaaagATGAAACGATAATAGAGAAACGCCTACCGAAATTTCCCCCGAGACATcccgaaacgaaacgattaaAGACTTTGAGGCGGCATTCTGTTATAGCGTGGAGCGATAACGACGCGCCCGAACCGTTTAACGATGGCGATCGCGTTTTGCCAAAGGAACATCAGCAGTGGAGTCTTTCCTTGCACATCCCCGCACCTGCGCGTACAGCGAGGACCAAAGTTGTTCGAACAGGGTGATCGTAGAGACGAACTATACTTCACTTGTAAATATTGATTGAATTACGCGCCACCATTTgattagaaatattgtatatatcatatttagacaattctttataaaattgcgTCGAGTATGAGGtttagtataaaaaattattgtgcaATAACCAGGAAATTTTCAGCATTCTGTAgaattaagtattttattttaatttccagtACTTTAATGTTTTTCGAAGATTTAAAAGTtagaaatgaaacagaaattatttataactcgtTGATCAGTGTTTCGGTCAATTATTCggtatgaaaatttataaataaatttaattgttcgagCCACGAGCCAGACAAGATAAAAGTGCGTCTGTTACGTTCTCACtgtacgaatatttttgcacCTCGCTGTGTACATACATATGCATAGCCCACTTCTCCTGTTCTTTGCTAGTCAGCAATTAGTTCTTAACAAGTATCGAACTGCTAACGTAGt comes from Augochlora pura isolate Apur16 chromosome 1, APUR_v2.2.1, whole genome shotgun sequence and encodes:
- the Krt95d gene encoding phosphofurin acidic cluster sorting protein KrT95D isoform X2, which encodes MAERTKTTAPATRPVPMKLFATWEVDRTAPDCIPRLCSLTLTRLVILRPLGSDLTSISIAVKMHGSKRTLRSNEMAIPPGGMLDTELELQFALQYPHFLKRDGNKLLILLQRRKRYKNRTMLGYKTLAEGVINMAQVLQKQMDLELELVSYKAEKYAGHSVAFARVSVVALSSQPVDQDKRLMNDPNERLCPEYSDEEEEFSSEGEAEGSDSEPTLEMHRRKSRAKMPNARRLIERLSLLQQRNLKQKFIALLKRRFRVSEDLDQDQEEIGQKLSGGDMEIEELFDELEDLSDSGPELDTMSVSSTPKPSLRPFFSSSRSLLAPPHSVTNEETGCTPATAVGQQSAGQPPKEKHRVGHTTPERGVDRQSDDSSRRADSDSHPENWTDHEANDPPNYVPGSPPKSEQHNKNEGSDKRTRLFARDRGTPGSNKSKKHSLSVDLKPPADLNSSEPRKALVEQLSRVLPDDSLPDAVSLVSLADPGGALLAARLQERNHRVLTTASPADIRATFTCLVTRIQKFCNSSAKPPAPIKVVIAGGDCFVNAVLRHYVDLLSFRPPDWQNYLKFLVVPLGSNTLSKYLSSIDGRYSMLFGEEWKELLDREGGGAGECAVRVAEYLAASGTTLLLPIGEAMVTYRETDDSSQIFIPFINDVRVGCPDSSSSASVDLDETNATMSGSPPSLPPAGLPIPPPGRLTPPSSPNVGQPMREGWEPVELQLDYWSKQTQGEKGKNTLRQAFRALHVQRLPPLGETHGNHLSMNYTTKEKKQKISDYFLFAFFHVISSHNVATFTVMRLGKKKEKEKENEPKSQTVDGVTRLICSAKTHNIPLRVSIDGTEWYGVKFFQLSAQWQTHIKTFPIALLEYSSQQQSPNTT